One window from the genome of Alkalihalobacillus sp. LMS6 encodes:
- a CDS encoding DNA polymerase III subunit alpha, whose amino-acid sequence MSTLLSNIYSEHSLLKSGLTIKAYVQQAKQLGYKNIALTDYHTLSGVYPFIKECEAAGLKPLIGIECTVLVKDVRIVVRLLAKNEQGYQQLIEISSVIGLSKDKGISYEQFQLYSTECIIFLSEQSFIQAKDWYKRWLALTSHSEGRLEVRGVQDYQLVEFADAHHLLCVAAPPVRFKEEEDFSLYRLIRAIGTGTTVDHVVIEKELEDGYLLRLDKRAESFSKAMLRETDQIAERVEAFSLFHEPIIPSYDGLSREDANQLLYKKAYQGMLRRYDDQPTEEAVERLQKELDVINELGFSSYFLIVADFMQFAHQSAILTGPGRGSSASSLVAYSLFITDVDPLKHGLLFERFLNPERLSLPDIDIDFPDYRRDDVIQYVRERFGEDRVAQVLTFGTFAARASIRDAGKALGLNSSFVDRVAKAMEASLTLEQAESKGVFANFESTDLHTLLLYAKQLEGMLRHESTHAAGVIISDRPLKEKVALQYGSDDRIITQADMESLDALGYVKFDFLGLRNLTLLEQMLHMIKQSTGQHIDLRSIPFDDDKTFALLQEGNSTGIFQLESDGMRRVLKQLKPSSFNDIVATTSLYRPGPMAFIPDYIQRKHERKTKFSKHEAINRVLQSTFGVIVYQEQIIQLIQISAGYSLAEADVFRRAISKKQRELMNKDAFVERSIERGYTKEEAENLFSLIEKFANYGFPKSHATAYSMISYWLSYLRVHYQKAFFAALCSANWQDHQKLYNYIYEARKAGVDVLPPSVTKSDVLFTVEDQGIRFGLLPISMVTRRVVEKIKEGSNESFADFFAFVANVYSPAVNQQILTALVKSGACDLFGISRAVLLANVDKAIAFAKQIEDFKQSAGGLFTINPVTPSYIEIEPSTKMEELSWEREVLGFYFSGHPIENVKERLNESQRTTLLHATPSRKEILIAVLVKSVKKITTKKGKAMAFFVGSDETEECDCVVFPTVWHDVEQVITEGSLVLLNGVVEEREGKKQFIVQQAKDINQLPTSERKKGLSIHIEVEQDTPTKLSDLKYILSRDRGATSVTLYRKKNQSKIKLPDKYAVEPSKRTLQLLKRLFGEGNVHVEEEDYES is encoded by the coding sequence AAGCGGCGTCTATCCTTTTATTAAGGAATGCGAAGCGGCTGGTTTAAAGCCTTTAATCGGGATCGAGTGCACGGTTCTTGTAAAAGATGTCCGGATCGTGGTTCGTTTATTGGCTAAAAATGAACAAGGCTACCAGCAATTAATCGAAATCAGCTCAGTGATAGGGTTAAGTAAAGATAAAGGCATTTCTTATGAGCAGTTTCAACTGTATTCAACCGAATGCATCATTTTTTTATCGGAGCAGTCATTTATACAAGCAAAAGATTGGTATAAGCGGTGGCTAGCGCTGACGTCCCATAGTGAGGGGCGATTAGAGGTAAGAGGTGTACAAGATTACCAGCTTGTTGAGTTTGCTGATGCCCATCATCTTTTATGTGTCGCTGCTCCTCCTGTCCGATTCAAAGAGGAGGAAGACTTTTCTTTGTATCGTTTAATACGAGCGATTGGAACAGGAACAACAGTCGATCATGTCGTGATTGAAAAAGAGTTAGAAGACGGGTATTTGTTACGACTAGACAAACGAGCTGAGTCGTTTTCAAAAGCGATGTTACGTGAAACGGATCAAATTGCCGAACGTGTTGAGGCGTTTTCTCTTTTTCATGAACCGATCATTCCTTCCTATGACGGTTTAAGTCGTGAGGACGCTAATCAACTGTTGTATAAAAAAGCGTATCAAGGGATGCTTCGTCGATATGATGATCAACCAACAGAAGAAGCGGTTGAACGTTTACAAAAAGAGCTAGACGTAATTAATGAGCTTGGCTTTTCCTCGTACTTTTTAATCGTGGCAGACTTTATGCAGTTTGCACATCAATCCGCTATACTAACCGGACCTGGCAGGGGTTCTTCTGCCAGTTCGCTAGTAGCATATTCGCTTTTTATTACAGATGTTGATCCACTGAAACATGGACTTTTATTTGAACGATTTTTAAATCCTGAGCGATTATCGCTTCCGGATATTGACATTGATTTTCCTGATTATCGGCGTGATGATGTCATTCAGTATGTGAGAGAGCGATTTGGGGAAGATCGTGTGGCGCAAGTGTTAACGTTTGGTACGTTCGCAGCAAGAGCGTCGATCCGTGATGCAGGAAAAGCACTCGGGTTAAATAGTAGCTTTGTTGATCGAGTTGCCAAGGCAATGGAAGCCTCTTTGACGTTAGAACAAGCGGAGTCAAAAGGGGTATTTGCAAACTTTGAATCTACAGATCTTCATACGCTTCTTTTATATGCCAAACAGTTAGAGGGCATGCTTCGACATGAATCTACACACGCGGCAGGGGTCATTATTAGCGATCGGCCGTTAAAGGAAAAAGTCGCGCTGCAATATGGAAGTGATGACCGAATCATTACTCAAGCTGATATGGAGAGCCTTGATGCGCTAGGTTATGTGAAGTTTGACTTTCTCGGTTTACGAAATCTCACGCTGCTCGAACAAATGCTCCATATGATTAAGCAATCCACTGGCCAACACATTGACTTACGCTCAATTCCATTTGATGATGACAAGACATTTGCCTTGTTACAAGAAGGAAACTCAACAGGTATTTTTCAGCTTGAATCAGACGGAATGAGGCGTGTTTTAAAGCAATTAAAACCATCGAGCTTTAACGATATTGTGGCAACAACTTCTCTTTATCGACCAGGCCCAATGGCATTTATTCCAGACTATATTCAGCGAAAGCACGAGCGCAAAACGAAATTCTCTAAGCATGAAGCCATTAACCGCGTGCTGCAATCAACGTTTGGGGTCATTGTGTACCAAGAACAAATCATTCAGTTGATTCAAATTAGTGCAGGGTATAGCCTTGCTGAAGCAGACGTGTTTCGTCGAGCAATTAGTAAAAAACAACGTGAACTCATGAATAAAGACGCTTTTGTTGAACGATCTATTGAGCGAGGGTACACAAAAGAAGAGGCAGAGAATCTCTTTTCTCTCATTGAAAAGTTCGCTAATTATGGGTTTCCGAAGTCCCATGCGACGGCTTACAGTATGATTAGTTATTGGCTGTCTTATTTGCGTGTTCACTATCAAAAGGCTTTTTTTGCGGCGCTTTGTTCAGCAAACTGGCAGGACCATCAAAAATTATATAACTATATTTACGAAGCTAGAAAAGCAGGTGTTGACGTTCTCCCACCTTCTGTTACGAAAAGCGATGTGCTTTTCACAGTCGAGGATCAAGGGATTCGTTTCGGACTCTTACCGATTTCCATGGTGACGCGACGCGTTGTTGAGAAGATAAAAGAAGGAAGTAATGAGTCGTTTGCAGACTTTTTTGCGTTTGTCGCAAATGTGTATTCACCAGCTGTTAACCAACAAATTTTGACGGCGCTTGTTAAATCAGGGGCATGTGATTTATTCGGAATCTCAAGAGCTGTTCTTCTTGCAAATGTTGATAAAGCGATTGCCTTTGCAAAACAAATTGAAGATTTTAAGCAATCAGCAGGTGGGCTGTTTACGATTAACCCTGTCACACCATCTTACATTGAAATCGAACCGTCTACGAAGATGGAAGAATTAAGTTGGGAAAGAGAAGTGTTAGGCTTTTATTTTTCAGGTCATCCGATTGAAAATGTGAAAGAACGGTTAAATGAAAGTCAACGGACAACGTTGCTTCACGCGACGCCGTCAAGAAAAGAAATTCTGATCGCTGTTCTAGTTAAATCTGTGAAGAAAATTACAACAAAAAAAGGAAAAGCAATGGCTTTTTTTGTAGGAAGTGACGAGACAGAGGAATGCGATTGTGTCGTATTTCCTACTGTATGGCATGATGTAGAGCAAGTGATAACGGAAGGAAGTCTTGTGCTGTTAAACGGTGTTGTGGAAGAGCGTGAAGGAAAAAAACAATTTATTGTTCAACAAGCAAAAGATATAAACCAGCTCCCAACTTCAGAAAGAAAAAAGGGTCTGTCGATTCATATTGAGGTTGAGCAAGACACTCCGACAAAATTAAGTGATCTAAAATATATATTGAGTCGAGATCGGGGGGCGACATCCGTTACCCTTTATCGAAAAAAAAATCAATCAAAAATTAAACTGCCTGATAAGTATGCTGTTGAGCCAAGCAAGCGGACGCTTCAGCTGTTAAAACGATTATTTGGCGAAGGAAATGTTCACGTTGAAGAAGAGGATTATGAATCGTGA